Below is a genomic region from Candidatus Margulisiibacteriota bacterium.
GGTCGGTGAAGGCGAAATAAGGACGATACCGACGGCGCATTTTGTGGATTTTAAAACCAATGTGGCTTCGCGCGGCGCGGTGGATGTGGAAGCGGCGCGCATCCGCGAAACGCGCGGCAATTTCGGTCTTGGCGCGCAGGGCTCCGCTACGCTGGACACGGCTTCTTTGGGTGGCATTTCGGCCAAATGGTGGTTTACGGAACGCCTGGGGCTGCAGGCTTTTGGCTGGCTGGACAGCCAGCGCACTTATTCCGGCGGCCGTCTGCTTTTCTGGCTGGCGGACAAAGTTTTTTTTAACGCGCCATTCTCCGGTTATCTGTACGGTGGCGGCGGCACGGACAGTTTTACGGACAAAGACAATGCCGACCACAATGTCCGCACTACGGTCAGTAATGCCGGTTTCGGCGTGGAATGTTCTCCGCTGGGCGTGAACGGTTTGTTCTTGAGCGTGGAGTTCGGTCTGGAAAAACGTTTTTCCACTGGCGCCAATGTGCAGACTGAAAATCAAGACCATACCGGTATGCTGTTGTCGGGAGGCCTGCATTTATATTTTTAAATTTGTTTTAACCGTATTCGTCCGGGTAATTTCCTGGATCGACTACTGGTACCGGGCGCTGGCGAGATGGATATTGCCTTATCCTTACCGGCGTTCCGGACGCTGCCGCAAATGTGGCGAATGTTGCCAGCAAATTCTGATCGGCATGGAGCCGCGAATGTTGCGCTTGCGCCCGCTGCGTAATTTGGCGATCTGGTGGAACGCTTATTTCAACAATCTACGCTTGATCGGTAGTTTTATTGAGGACGGCGTAATTGTTTTTGCCTGTAATTATCTGCGGGCGGACGGCCTCTGCGGCGCTTACAATTTGCTGCGGCCAGTATTTTGCCACGAATATCCGCGCTTGTTTAGTCATTTTGAAAAACCCGTGGTTTTGCCGGAGTGCGGTTTTAAATTTTCTCCACGTAAATTAATTTAGCCAGCCTGCCGTCAATGGCCAGGCGGGCGCCGTTGACCAGCAGAATATAGGTCGGGTAAAGCTGCTGAATACGCAGGGTCTGTCCGGGATAAACACCCAGTTCATACAGGCGCGCTAACGCTTGATCCTGCCCCGTGCGTATATAAATAACTTTAGCGTTGACGCCGAGCGGTAGACGGTTGAGCGGCAGGACGGTGACAGCGTTAAATTGCTTGGCCTGCGCGCAGCAGGGGCCGGTTGGAATATTATGTATATGACCGTGGCCGATCAACGCGCAAAATCTTTCGAGGATTTCCGGCGAGATATTGGCCGCTAAAATTTCCGCCTGCGCGGCGGCTTTTTTGGCGGTCAAGCCCAGCAGCTCTTTATAAAAAATTTTCAGGACGGCCAGAGTCCGTTCGTTTTGCTGTTTGCTGGTTTTTTCCATGGCCGCTCCTAGATGTGCAATATTTTATTGACAATCGCCGCGATAGTAAATGCGTAAATTGTGGAGCAGAAAAATATCAGCAGCGCTTTGAGCCAGCCTTTTTGCCGCGCCAGTTCGCCAAGAAAGCCCAGGCAGGGCAGAGAAAGCGAAATGAAAAGCAGCGATACTAAAACCTGAATGGAATTTAACATGCCGTTATTCGCCAAATCGTACAGGGATATGGCGCCGAGGTCTTTGCGGAAAAGTCCCAGCGCCACGCTGTCCGTAAAAGCTTCCGGCAGATCTAAAAAAGTCTGGATCAGCGGCGCTGTCCAGACGCGGAGTAATTCTAAAAGCCCGGCGCTGTGCGCCGCGAAAAGAAAAACGGACGCGCCGAGTATCAATGGTGTGATTCCGCGAAAATACCAGCGCAGATAAGCGCCGGCCGCGGCCAGTATTTTGCCGCCGCTGGGAAAACGCAGTGGTGTAACTTTGGCAATGTAATTAAGCGGCGGCTGCGGCCGCAGCAAGCGGTGCAAGCCCAGAATAATACCGGCCTGCAGGAGCATAATGCCGCCGAAAATCAAGGCGTGCGAAAATTGAATAATAGACAGCAGATTGGAGATGATAGCCAGCTGCGAAACACAGGGAATGAAAAAAATAAAAAGCAGTAGCTGAATGTTTTGTTCACGGCGCGTTTCCAGTTGCGCGGATTTATTCAGCGCGGCGATTTTGCAGCAGCTAAACAATAAGGGCGGCAAACTGTTGCCGTTAAGCCCGAACAAGCGCAGCAGCCGCTGGCCGGTCAATCCCAGCCGGCTGATGTAGC
It encodes:
- a CDS encoding YkgJ family cysteine cluster protein; its protein translation is MPYPYRRSGRCRKCGECCQQILIGMEPRMLRLRPLRNLAIWWNAYFNNLRLIGSFIEDGVIVFACNYLRADGLCGAYNLLRPVFCHEYPRLFSHFEKPVVLPECGFKFSPRKLI
- a CDS encoding ferrous iron transport protein A, encoding MEKTSKQQNERTLAVLKIFYKELLGLTAKKAAAQAEILAANISPEILERFCALIGHGHIHNIPTGPCCAQAKQFNAVTVLPLNRLPLGVNAKVIYIRTGQDQALARLYELGVYPGQTLRIQQLYPTYILLVNGARLAIDGRLAKLIYVEKI